GGAACACCACAACGACCACCGCCAGTCCCAGGGCGAAGGGCATCCCGACATGGCGGACGAGCAGCGTACCCAAGGCAGCCCCTAAGACCATCACGACGCCGTGCGACACGTTCAACACGTGCGTCGTCGCGAGGATCAAAGAGAAGGCGAAGGCCATCAGCGCGTACAAACCTCCCAACACCACGCCACCCAGCAGCAGTTCGAAGAAAAGGGGCCAGCTCATCTCGACCTCACACCGCCAAGTAGGTGGTGCGCAGATGGGGACTGTCCAGCAGATCGGACGCCGAGCCCTCCATCACCACACGACCTGCCTCCATCACGTAGCCGCGGTGCGCGACCGCCAACACCTCGTGCACGTGCTGCTCGACAACCAGCAACGTCAGGCCGCGCCGCTTGAGAAGCCGGAGTTTCTCGTACAGGGCGTCGACGACGCGCGGTGCCAGTCCCAGGGACGGCTCGTCCAGCATCAGCAACGACGGGCTCGCCATGAGTGCGCGGGCGATGGCCAGCATCTGCTGCTCCCCGCCCGACAGCGTGCCGGCCAGCTGGCGCCTACGATCGCGCAGCACCGGGAAGAGTTCGTACACTTCCGCTTCGAGGTCGGCAAAGGTGCGCCCGCGCCCGGGCACGAAGCCCAGCTCCAGGTTCTCCGCAACCCGCATCAGCGGGAACAGCTCGCGACCCTCGGGAACCAAAGCCATGCCGACCCGCACGCGGGCAGCGGGGGATGTGCTGGCCAGCGACCGGCCCGCATAGCGGACGTCCCCCGCCGCGAGGGGGAGCAGCCCCTGGACCGCGC
Above is a window of Armatimonadota bacterium DNA encoding:
- a CDS encoding ABC transporter ATP-binding protein is translated as MLEVVGLHVKYGDFHAVWDATFRVAEGETVALLGPNGAGKTSTLRAVQGLLPLAAGDVRYAGRSLASTSPAARVRVGMALVPEGRELFPLMRVAENLELGFVPGRGRTFADLEAEVYELFPVLRDRRRQLAGTLSGGEQQMLAIARALMASPSLLMLDEPSLGLAPRVVDALYEKLRLLKRRGLTLLVVEQHVHEVLAVAHRGYVMEAGRVVMEGSASDLLDSPHLRTTYLAV